A stretch of Aureispira sp. CCB-E DNA encodes these proteins:
- a CDS encoding ABC transporter permease, whose translation MTIAENITIAFNAIRANLLRAVLTLLIIAFGIMALVGILTSIDAIKNSLTDNLASMGTNTFNVIRKGTGLGGGRRGRRSNIGDKISYKQAASFKEKYQYPAAVSISALGSLSAVVKHEGTETDPNTTIYGADENYLDVAGYKLAAGRNITALESEAGRNIVILGASIAEKLFENYTNVNILGKTISIRNIRFTVIGVMEEKGSSMTFSGDKMVIVPLQTLRKYFGSQTSSYNLSVMVTDALNIDPAMAEAEGVFRRVRKIKIGEESDFELEKSDGLISLIVENTATLQMAAIFIGLITLLGAAIGLMNIMLVSVTERTREIGICKSLGATRRTILVQFLVEAIVICQIGGFVGIVFGIIAGNGVTYMVGGAFVVPWAWIALGFSLCFIVGIVSGLYPAVKASKLDPIEALRYE comes from the coding sequence ATGACAATAGCAGAAAATATAACCATAGCATTTAATGCAATTAGAGCCAATTTACTTCGAGCGGTATTAACGTTATTAATTATTGCTTTTGGAATTATGGCTTTGGTGGGGATTTTGACTTCTATTGATGCCATCAAGAACTCTTTGACTGATAATTTGGCAAGCATGGGAACCAATACGTTTAATGTCATACGAAAAGGGACAGGTCTAGGAGGAGGACGAAGAGGACGCCGTTCTAATATTGGAGATAAAATTAGTTACAAACAAGCTGCCTCATTTAAAGAAAAATACCAATACCCTGCTGCTGTGTCTATCTCTGCTTTAGGTTCTTTGAGTGCTGTTGTTAAGCATGAGGGAACAGAAACAGATCCAAATACTACAATATATGGAGCGGATGAAAACTACTTGGATGTTGCTGGTTACAAATTGGCAGCGGGGCGAAATATAACCGCTTTGGAGTCGGAGGCAGGGCGAAATATTGTCATTTTAGGGGCATCTATTGCCGAAAAACTCTTTGAAAATTATACTAATGTTAATATTTTAGGCAAAACAATTTCTATTCGAAACATACGCTTTACGGTTATTGGTGTGATGGAAGAGAAAGGGTCAAGTATGACTTTCAGTGGAGACAAAATGGTTATTGTTCCTTTGCAAACACTCCGTAAGTACTTTGGTTCTCAAACCAGTTCTTATAATTTATCAGTAATGGTAACGGATGCCTTAAACATTGATCCCGCTATGGCTGAAGCCGAAGGGGTTTTTCGACGTGTTCGAAAAATTAAAATAGGAGAAGAGTCCGATTTTGAACTAGAAAAAAGCGATGGCTTGATTTCCTTAATCGTTGAAAACACAGCAACTTTGCAGATGGCGGCTATTTTTATTGGTCTTATCACCTTATTAGGAGCGGCGATAGGATTGATGAATATTATGCTGGTTTCTGTCACCGAGCGAACTAGAGAAATAGGGATTTGTAAATCTCTTGGAGCAACTCGACGCACCATTTTAGTGCAATTTTTAGTAGAAGCGATTGTGATCTGTCAAATTGGTGGCTTTGTAGGCATCGTATTTGGTATTATAGCAGGCAATGGGGTAACTTATATGGTAGGAGGAGCTTTTGTTGTTCCTTGGGCTTGGATTGCACTCGGCTTTTCTCTCTGTTTTATTGTTGGAATCGTTTCGGGATTATATCCAGCTGTAAAAGCCTCTAAATTAGACCCTATCGAAGCGTTGCGTTATGAGTAA